The Parus major isolate Abel chromosome 4, Parus_major1.1, whole genome shotgun sequence genome has a window encoding:
- the LOC107203412 gene encoding BCL2/adenovirus E1B 19 kDa protein-interacting protein 3-like isoform X2, producing MGARGRHVTVSGGGCARSTRGAMAGAGDDGSWVELRCGPGCPEPELAPSPFSCHADVERMLLEAQLETESSDGTLLVLGSPAWDDDGASHGSDQPGESEVLPAHSQPPPGCSHPRQWDVPEEAKWRQRRLTASLGWACTRCPRYLSPKEFAFVCSPQPVLWSLQGGAVGRKKRLFSSELLLLFIPSLLLSHLLTLGLGIYIGKRLAASSANPL from the exons ATGGGGGCTCGCGGGCGTCACGTGACTGTCAGCGGCGGGGGCTGCGCGCGGAGCACCCGCGGGGCCATGGCGGGAGCCGGCGACGACG GCTCCTGGGTGGAGCTGCGGTGTGGCCCAGGCTGCCCCGAGCCCGAGCTGGCGCCTTCTCCATTCTCCTGCCACGCCGACGTGGAGCGGATGCTGCTGGAGGCCCAGCTGGAGACAGAGAGCAGTGACGG GACCCTGCTCGTGCTGGGGTCCCCAGCCTGGGATGACGACGGAGCCAGCCATGGGAGTGATCAGCCAGGGGAGAGTGAAGTGctgcctgcccacagccagcccccaccaggctgctcccaccccCGGCAG TGGGATGTGCCAGAGGAAGCCAAGTGGAGGCAGCGACGCCTGACAGCgtccctgggctgggcctgTACCCGCTGCCCTCGGTACCTGTCTCCAAA GGAATTTGCCTTTGTGTGCTCCCCGCAGCCAGTGCTGTGGAGCCTGCAGGGAGGTGCAgtggggaggaagaagagactTTTCAGTtcggagctgctgctgctcttcatccCCTCGCTCCTGCTCAGCCACCTGCTGACCCTGGGGCTTGG GATCTACATTGGGAAGCGCCTGGCAGCCTCCTCGGCCAACCCTCTGTGA
- the LOC107203412 gene encoding BCL2/adenovirus E1B 19 kDa protein-interacting protein 3-like isoform X1: MSTAGAEAAAGSRRGAPGCTGHPASGTALGAPAVCRQGCGVCRQGLRDGMGCRGGPRTAQGLTIPPGSWVELRCGPGCPEPELAPSPFSCHADVERMLLEAQLETESSDGTLLVLGSPAWDDDGASHGSDQPGESEVLPAHSQPPPGCSHPRQWDVPEEAKWRQRRLTASLGWACTRCPRYLSPKEFAFVCSPQPVLWSLQGGAVGRKKRLFSSELLLLFIPSLLLSHLLTLGLGIYIGKRLAASSANPL; this comes from the exons ATGAGCACCGCgggggcagaggcagctgcgGGTTCCAGGAGAGGAGCCCCGGGGTGCACAGGACATCCCGCGTCGGGGACTGCACTTGGTGCCCCTGCGGTCTGCAGGCAGGGGTGCGGGGTGTGCCGGCAGGGGCTccgggatgggatggggtgcAGGGGTGGGCCCAGGACAGCGCAGGGGCTGACAATCCCCCCAGGCTCCTGGGTGGAGCTGCGGTGTGGCCCAGGCTGCCCCGAGCCCGAGCTGGCGCCTTCTCCATTCTCCTGCCACGCCGACGTGGAGCGGATGCTGCTGGAGGCCCAGCTGGAGACAGAGAGCAGTGACGG GACCCTGCTCGTGCTGGGGTCCCCAGCCTGGGATGACGACGGAGCCAGCCATGGGAGTGATCAGCCAGGGGAGAGTGAAGTGctgcctgcccacagccagcccccaccaggctgctcccaccccCGGCAG TGGGATGTGCCAGAGGAAGCCAAGTGGAGGCAGCGACGCCTGACAGCgtccctgggctgggcctgTACCCGCTGCCCTCGGTACCTGTCTCCAAA GGAATTTGCCTTTGTGTGCTCCCCGCAGCCAGTGCTGTGGAGCCTGCAGGGAGGTGCAgtggggaggaagaagagactTTTCAGTtcggagctgctgctgctcttcatccCCTCGCTCCTGCTCAGCCACCTGCTGACCCTGGGGCTTGG GATCTACATTGGGAAGCGCCTGGCAGCCTCCTCGGCCAACCCTCTGTGA
- the LOC107203411 gene encoding INSYN2B protein-like — protein MVSREPVPGPAPAGEGSQEKAMTVRSVLLNRDSPDIESRLKRRRNRTQQVRFKDLVEAGVGRADSPPPGPAADPGHNTPRASPPPRDPPEPAALRASRRSWPQAQPGSLTLPMPRKACMSTAIQTSPSLQKPFPAPQPRSKSVCDVAGDAVPPAVASARCPGAAVPTVASWAVPPRAPGSLPAHDRTAAVAQHAKVRRTPPPPPPRDPPPPYQGTAGCPAARCAPPVQSCTSEPCPPSPACAQLRGSPRGSHGITPRPASVPCGQPRPPAEQRGLGRSDSERTLPCGRPAAPCQPSPHRRQPVPSTDTQSLRQPPQGNPPRDPPPPQHQLCAAIWGGPCCASPAPMPPAPGWHGSAAATPDKTPAALGTCSRLRAAEPGRGWAGPEGPREPLSAAPQGPGVGTQAAGWAAEAPRHGQPCLAAEQPDTLHHVQDLLQLVVVAKGPVGPPARAEDARTSQGEGPGGPGEQGDLHSQLQSLEGVLETSQQTIRVLLDVIQDLEKKEAQRDGRHSYRTGQDIANCGTCRDCACIIYSVEHDFRQQEGRFQRVLSHIEGDTGPSSPPTALGAAGVAVGAAGTTSPPGQEPSPVSRLPAKLDVKKSRRKCFWFL, from the exons ATGGTCAGCCGTGAGCCcgtgcccggcccggcccccgccgGCGAGGGCAGCCAGGAGAAAGCCATGACGGTGCGCTCGGTGCTGCTCAACCGCGACTCGCCCGACATCGAGAGCCGCCTCAAGCGCCGGCGCAACCGCACGCAGCAGGTCCGCTTCAAGGACCTGGTGGAGGCCGGCGTGGGGCGGGCGGACAGCCCCCCGCCCGGGCCCGCTGCCGACCCCGGCCACAACACCCCACGTGCCTCGCCGCCCCCCAGGGACCCCCCTGAGCCGGCGGCTCTCCGTGCCTCGCGGCGCAGCTGGCCCCAGGCGCAGCCGGGCTCGCTGACGCTGCCCATGCCCAGGAAGGCGTGCATGAGCACCGCCATCCAGACCTCCCCCAGCCTCCAGAAGCCCTTCCCGGCCCCCCAGCCCCGCAGCAAGAGCGTCTGCGATGTGGCGGGGGATGCGGTACCTCCCGCCGTGGCGAGCGCCCGGTGTCCGGGAGCGGCCGTGCCCACCGTGGCCAGCTGGGCCGTGCCCCCGCGGGCCCCCGGCAGCCTCCCCGCCCATGACCGCACCGCTGCCGTCGCCCAGCACGCCAAGGTGCGCCGCACGCCCCCACCGCCACCACCCAGGGACCCCCCTCCCCCTTACCAGGGCACTGCCGGGTGCCCCGCCGCTCGCTGCGCCCCTCCGGTGCAAAGCTGCACCTCCGAGCCCTGTCCgccatccccagcctgtgcccagctccGCGGGAGCCCCCGGGGCAGCCACGGAATCACTCCACGGCCGGCCTCCGTGCCCTGCGGCCAGCCCCGGCCGCCCGCCGAGCAGCGGGGGCTCGGCCGGAGCGACTCGGAGCGGACCCTGCCCTGCGGCCGCCCAGCAGCTCCGTGCCAGCCCTCGCCGCACCGCCGGCAGCCCGTCCCCTCCACGGACACCCAGAGCCTCCGCCAGCCACCTCAGGGCAACCCCCCGCGGGACCCCCCGCcaccccagcaccagctctgcgCCGCGATCTGGGGGGGACCCTGCTGCGCCTCGCCAGCCCCCATGCCACCAGCGCCGGGCTGGCACGGCTCGGCCGCCGCCACGCCGGACAAGACACCAGCTGCCCTCGGTACCTGCAGCCGGCTCCGCGCCGCCGAACCCGGGCGTGGCTGGGCAGGGCCCGAGGGGCCCAGGGAGCCGCTGTCCGCAGCCCCGCAGGGCCCCGGCGTGGGGACACAAGCGGCCGGGTGGGCAGCGGAGGCCCCCCGGCACGGACAGCCCTGCCTCGCCGCGGAGCAGCCGGACACGCTACACCACGTCCAGGACCTTCTGCAGCTGGTGGTGGTGGCCAAGGGGCCGGTGGGACCACCAGCGAGGGCCGAGGATGCCCGGACATCTCAGGGAGAGGGCCCAGGTGGGCCCGGGGAGCAGGGGGACCTGCATTCCCAGCTGCAGTCCCTGGAAGGGGTGCTGGAGACCAGCCAACAAACCATCCGGGTGCTGCTGGACGTCATCCAGGACCTGGAGAAGAAGGAGGCACAGCGGGATGG GCGACACTCGTACCGGACCGGGCAGGACATCGCCAACTGCGGGACCTGCCGGGACTGTGCCTGCATCATCTACAG CGTGGAGCACGATTTCCGACAGCAGGAAGGCCGCTTCCAGCGGGTGCTGAGCCACATCGAGGGCGACACGGGGCCGAGCTCCCCCCCGACGGCGCTGGGGGCGGCGGGGGTGGCGGTGGGGGCGGCGGGGACCACCTCACCGCCCGGCCAGGAGCCATCGCCCGTGTCGAGGCTGCCGGCAAAGCTGGACGTGAAGAAATCCCGGCGCAAATGCTTCTGGTTCCTGTGA